From Lampris incognitus isolate fLamInc1 chromosome 13, fLamInc1.hap2, whole genome shotgun sequence, one genomic window encodes:
- the kcnk1b gene encoding potassium channel subfamily K member 1b, giving the protein MLQSLTGNSCVLLIQSHKSTWYFVSLVLGYLLYLVFGAVVFSSVELPYEDLLRQELRVVKKQFLQDNACLSEERLEDFLSRALAASNYGVSILNNASANWNWDFTSALFFASTVLSTTGYGHTAPLSDGGKAFCIVYSVIGIPFTLLFLTAVVQRIMVFSTRRPVMYIHRRWGLSKPLVAIAHATLLAMLAVSLFFLIPAAIFSALEENWNFLESFYFCFISLSTIGLGDYVPGEAFNQKFRELYKVGITVYLILGLIVMLVVLETFCELQQLKQLRKMFYLKKEKPQDHLAILEHDHLSFTTVSDRSMPLHEEKTQPLTHVPVLPSPSGDDPMIQ; this is encoded by the exons atgCTTCAGTCTCTAACCGGCAATTCCTGCGTGCTGCTGATCCAGAGCCACAAGTCCACCTGGTATTTCGTGTCGTTGGTCTTGGGGTACCTGCTCTATCTCGTGTTCGGCGCCGTGGTGTTCTCCTCGGTGGAGCTGCCGTACGAGGACCTGCTCCGCCAGGAGTTGCGGGTGGTCAAAAAGCAGTTCCTGCAGGACAACGCGTGCCTGTCCGAGGAGCGGCTGGAGGACTTCCTGTCCCGAGCCCTGGCCGCCAGCAACTACGGCGTGTCCATCCTCAACAACGCGTCCGCCAACTGGAACTGGGACTTCACCTCGGCGCTGTTCTTCGCCAGCACGGTGCTGTCCACCACAG GATATGGCCATACAGCACCGTTGTCGGATGGTGGCAAAGCCTTCTGCATTGTCTATTCAGTGATTGGCATCCCCTTCACCCTGCTCTTCCTCACTGCTGTTGTGCAGAGGATTATGGTCTTCAGCACACGGAGACCCGTCATGTACATCCACCGACGCTGGGGCCTGTCCAAGCCATTAGTGGCCATCGCTCATGCCACTCTGCTGGCCATGTTGGCGGTCTCGCTCTTCTTTCTCATCCCTGCTGCCATCTTCTCAGCTCTGGAAGAGAACTGGAACTTCCTCGAGTCTTTCTACTTCTGTTTCATTTCCCTCAGCACCATCGGTCTGGGAGACTATGTACCTGGAGAGGCCTTCAATCAAAAGTTCAGAGAGCTCTACAAAGTGGGCATCACTG TGTACCTAATCCTGGGTCTGATCGTCATGCTGGTGGTGCTGGAGACCTTCTGTGAGCTGCAGCAGCTGAAGCAGCTCAGGAAGATGTTTTACCTGAAGAAGGAGAAGCCCCAGGACCACCTGGCCATCCTGGAGCATGACCACCTGTCCTTCACCACCGTGTCCGACAGATCCATGCCCCTCCACGAGGAAAAAACCCAGCCCCTCACTCATGTCCCCGTGTTGCCCTCCCCTAGCGGGGATGATCCTATGATCCAGTAG